The Primulina huaijiensis isolate GDHJ02 chromosome 17, ASM1229523v2, whole genome shotgun sequence genome window below encodes:
- the LOC140962777 gene encoding uncharacterized protein isoform X2 has product MENGPLMLGLEDGTIDVERMLVEPRDGYISMDGVDCFGEKILKNDMGMEDFSCSFGEANSSLAQEEKNVPRVEVCLISFIYLRYFQLKNEFSSMGEEYLLGVDFVESITNLDYGSSECLLTSVSDCPILASSADTDTPWKSDQFRIMEGHECQSDQLNICSSQLSDIPSRLKLETFDENESLKSPALCSLENIGNFCDFSSCSYQEVLSDEMDGSLSPSPEMYSSLKVEKNDEIGPADPDVETNQLQGEDASAVITAQARCTETLPILKRSRKPTQRYIDELADPVLRFSKRKHEVSSSTSKGKCLGVQDNKKCHTGSKVMKFPVEETSVIAIQVPFGSIVQKECPKIPECDMVHGSDCGNSMTKSKAFHVTPQNKKKLDEVIATIHLKKRNDSVMVTSQKKRNGFFKESPPKKRVGCVTSRSQKRDESFIAVHRKKKDDCFTSEIQEEVSGRRKHHRLWTISEVRKLIDGVSQFGVGSWSHIKKLFFSTSAHRTSVDLKDKWRNLLKASGIHEESKQQGEKKRNMAWRPLPKPILHRVCELATMYPYPKGQKSKILQVHSDSPDKSTDITLSNYRRILRSIDGVQGFSTFWTES; this is encoded by the exons ATGGAGAATGGACCTCTTATGCTTGGATTGGAAGATGGGACAATTGATGTCGAGCGTATGCTTGTAGAACCCCGGGATGGATATATATCAATGGATGGGGTCGATTGTTTTGGCGAAAAGATCCTGAAGAATGACATGGGCATGGAAGATTTTTCCTGCAGTTTCG GTGAGGCGAATTCTAGCCTTGCGCAGGAAGAGAAAAACGTTCCCAGGGTTGAAGTATGTCTGATTAGTTTTATTTACT TGCGATATTTTCAATTGAAAAATGAGTTCAGTAGCATGGGAGAAGAGTATCTCCTAG GTGTTGACTTTGTCGAGAGTATTACGAATTTGGATTATGGTTCGAGTGAATGCTTGCTTACTTCAGTTTCAGACTGTCCAATTTTGGCTTCTAGTGCTGATACTGATACTCCCTGGAAATCAGATCAATTTAGAATTATGGAAGGACATGAATGTCAGAGTGACCAACTTAATATATGTAGCTCTCAATTAAGTGACATTCCCAGTCGCCTCAAGCTCGAGACATTTGATGAGAATGAATCTTTGAAATCACCTGCATTATGTTCGTTAGAAAACATTGGCAATTTTTGTGACTTTTCAAGCTGCTCTTACCAAGAAGTTTTATCTGATGAGATGGATGGAAGCCTGTCCCCTTCTCCCGAGATGTACAGCAGTTTGAAGGTTGAGAAAAATGATGAAATTGGTCCAGCAGATCCAGATGTTGAGACCAATCAATTGCAAGGGGAAGATGCATCAGCAGTTATAACAGCTCAAGCTAGATGCACGGAAACCCTTCCAATTCTAAAGCGATCTCGCAAGCCCACACAAAGGTATATTGATGAATTAGCAGATCCCGTATTGAGATTTTCTAAAAGAAAACACGAGGTTTCTTCTTCCACCAGTAAGGGGAAGTGTCTGGGAGTCCAGGATAATAAGAAATGTCATACAGGATCTAAAGTAATGAAATTTCCTGTTGAGGAAACTTCTGTGATAGCTATTCAAGTACCCTTTGGTTCGATAGTGCAAAAAGAATGTCCAAAGATCCCTGAATGTGACATG GTGCATGGTTCAGATTGTGGAAATTCAATGACCAAGTCAAAAGCGTTCCATGTTACTCCCCAGAATAAAAAGAAGCTTGACGAAGTTATCGCAACCATTCATTTAAAGAAAAGGAACGATTCAGTCATGGTAACAAGTCAGAAGAAAAGGAACGGTTTTTTCAAAGAAAGTCCTCCGAAAAAAAGGGTTGGCTGTGTCACATCACGAAGTCAAAAGAGGGACGAGTCTTTTATAGCTGTGCATCGAAAGAAGAAGGATGACTGTTTCACTTCAGAGATCCAGGAAGAGGTTAGTGGTAGGAGGAAGCATCACAGATTGTGGACTATCTCAGAGGTTAGAAAATTAATTGACGGTGTCTCTCAATTTGGAGTTGGCAGCTGGAGTCATATAAAAAAGCTTTTCTTTTCCACATCTGCCCATCGAACCTCTGTAGATCTCAAG GATAAATGGCGAAATCTTTTGAAAGCAAGTGGGATACATGAAGAAAGCAAGCAGCAG GGAGAGAAGAAACGTAACATGGCCTGGCGCCCTTTGCCAAAACCAATCCTGCACCGAGTTTGCGAGCTGGCCACGATGTATCCTTATCCAAAAGGTCAAAAATCCAAGATTTTACAAGTTCACAGTGATTCTCCGGATAAAAGTACAGATATAACGTTGAGTAACTACAGAAGAATCCTGCGAAGTATTGATG GAGTTCAGGGTTTTTCAACGTTTTGGACTGAATCTTGA
- the LOC140962777 gene encoding uncharacterized protein isoform X4 — protein MENGPLMLGLEDGTIDVERMLVEPRDGYISMDGVDCFGEKILKNDMGMEDFSCSFGEANSSLAQEEKNVPRVEVCLISFIYLRYFQLKNEFSSMGEEYLLVSDCPILASSADTDTPWKSDQFRIMEGHECQSDQLNICSSQLSDIPSRLKLETFDENESLKSPALCSLENIGNFCDFSSCSYQEVLSDEMDGSLSPSPEMYSSLKVEKNDEIGPADPDVETNQLQGEDASAVITAQARCTETLPILKRSRKPTQRYIDELADPVLRFSKRKHEVSSSTSKGKCLGVQDNKKCHTGSKVMKFPVEETSVIAIQVPFGSIVQKECPKIPECDMVHGSDCGNSMTKSKAFHVTPQNKKKLDEVIATIHLKKRNDSVMVTSQKKRNGFFKESPPKKRVGCVTSRSQKRDESFIAVHRKKKDDCFTSEIQEEVSGRRKHHRLWTISEVRKLIDGVSQFGVGSWSHIKKLFFSTSAHRTSVDLKDKWRNLLKASGIHEESKQQGEKKRNMAWRPLPKPILHRVCELATMYPYPKGQKSKILQVHSDSPDKSTDITLSNYRRILRSIDGVQGFSTFWTES, from the exons ATGGAGAATGGACCTCTTATGCTTGGATTGGAAGATGGGACAATTGATGTCGAGCGTATGCTTGTAGAACCCCGGGATGGATATATATCAATGGATGGGGTCGATTGTTTTGGCGAAAAGATCCTGAAGAATGACATGGGCATGGAAGATTTTTCCTGCAGTTTCG GTGAGGCGAATTCTAGCCTTGCGCAGGAAGAGAAAAACGTTCCCAGGGTTGAAGTATGTCTGATTAGTTTTATTTACT TGCGATATTTTCAATTGAAAAATGAGTTCAGTAGCATGGGAGAAGAGTATCTCCTAG TTTCAGACTGTCCAATTTTGGCTTCTAGTGCTGATACTGATACTCCCTGGAAATCAGATCAATTTAGAATTATGGAAGGACATGAATGTCAGAGTGACCAACTTAATATATGTAGCTCTCAATTAAGTGACATTCCCAGTCGCCTCAAGCTCGAGACATTTGATGAGAATGAATCTTTGAAATCACCTGCATTATGTTCGTTAGAAAACATTGGCAATTTTTGTGACTTTTCAAGCTGCTCTTACCAAGAAGTTTTATCTGATGAGATGGATGGAAGCCTGTCCCCTTCTCCCGAGATGTACAGCAGTTTGAAGGTTGAGAAAAATGATGAAATTGGTCCAGCAGATCCAGATGTTGAGACCAATCAATTGCAAGGGGAAGATGCATCAGCAGTTATAACAGCTCAAGCTAGATGCACGGAAACCCTTCCAATTCTAAAGCGATCTCGCAAGCCCACACAAAGGTATATTGATGAATTAGCAGATCCCGTATTGAGATTTTCTAAAAGAAAACACGAGGTTTCTTCTTCCACCAGTAAGGGGAAGTGTCTGGGAGTCCAGGATAATAAGAAATGTCATACAGGATCTAAAGTAATGAAATTTCCTGTTGAGGAAACTTCTGTGATAGCTATTCAAGTACCCTTTGGTTCGATAGTGCAAAAAGAATGTCCAAAGATCCCTGAATGTGACATG GTGCATGGTTCAGATTGTGGAAATTCAATGACCAAGTCAAAAGCGTTCCATGTTACTCCCCAGAATAAAAAGAAGCTTGACGAAGTTATCGCAACCATTCATTTAAAGAAAAGGAACGATTCAGTCATGGTAACAAGTCAGAAGAAAAGGAACGGTTTTTTCAAAGAAAGTCCTCCGAAAAAAAGGGTTGGCTGTGTCACATCACGAAGTCAAAAGAGGGACGAGTCTTTTATAGCTGTGCATCGAAAGAAGAAGGATGACTGTTTCACTTCAGAGATCCAGGAAGAGGTTAGTGGTAGGAGGAAGCATCACAGATTGTGGACTATCTCAGAGGTTAGAAAATTAATTGACGGTGTCTCTCAATTTGGAGTTGGCAGCTGGAGTCATATAAAAAAGCTTTTCTTTTCCACATCTGCCCATCGAACCTCTGTAGATCTCAAG GATAAATGGCGAAATCTTTTGAAAGCAAGTGGGATACATGAAGAAAGCAAGCAGCAG GGAGAGAAGAAACGTAACATGGCCTGGCGCCCTTTGCCAAAACCAATCCTGCACCGAGTTTGCGAGCTGGCCACGATGTATCCTTATCCAAAAGGTCAAAAATCCAAGATTTTACAAGTTCACAGTGATTCTCCGGATAAAAGTACAGATATAACGTTGAGTAACTACAGAAGAATCCTGCGAAGTATTGATG GAGTTCAGGGTTTTTCAACGTTTTGGACTGAATCTTGA
- the LOC140962777 gene encoding uncharacterized protein isoform X3 produces MENGPLMLGLEDGTIDVERMLVEPRDGYISMDGVDCFGEKILKNDMGMEDFSCSFGEANSSLAQEEKNVPRVEVLDGISSEDQVRYFQLKNEFSSMGEEYLLVSDCPILASSADTDTPWKSDQFRIMEGHECQSDQLNICSSQLSDIPSRLKLETFDENESLKSPALCSLENIGNFCDFSSCSYQEVLSDEMDGSLSPSPEMYSSLKVEKNDEIGPADPDVETNQLQGEDASAVITAQARCTETLPILKRSRKPTQRYIDELADPVLRFSKRKHEVSSSTSKGKCLGVQDNKKCHTGSKVMKFPVEETSVIAIQVPFGSIVQKECPKIPECDMVHGSDCGNSMTKSKAFHVTPQNKKKLDEVIATIHLKKRNDSVMVTSQKKRNGFFKESPPKKRVGCVTSRSQKRDESFIAVHRKKKDDCFTSEIQEEVSGRRKHHRLWTISEVRKLIDGVSQFGVGSWSHIKKLFFSTSAHRTSVDLKDKWRNLLKASGIHEESKQQGEKKRNMAWRPLPKPILHRVCELATMYPYPKGQKSKILQVHSDSPDKSTDITLSNYRRILRSIDGVQGFSTFWTES; encoded by the exons ATGGAGAATGGACCTCTTATGCTTGGATTGGAAGATGGGACAATTGATGTCGAGCGTATGCTTGTAGAACCCCGGGATGGATATATATCAATGGATGGGGTCGATTGTTTTGGCGAAAAGATCCTGAAGAATGACATGGGCATGGAAGATTTTTCCTGCAGTTTCG GTGAGGCGAATTCTAGCCTTGCGCAGGAAGAGAAAAACGTTCCCAGGGTTGAA GTTCTTGATGGAATTTCTAGTGAAGATCAAGTGCGATATTTTCAATTGAAAAATGAGTTCAGTAGCATGGGAGAAGAGTATCTCCTAG TTTCAGACTGTCCAATTTTGGCTTCTAGTGCTGATACTGATACTCCCTGGAAATCAGATCAATTTAGAATTATGGAAGGACATGAATGTCAGAGTGACCAACTTAATATATGTAGCTCTCAATTAAGTGACATTCCCAGTCGCCTCAAGCTCGAGACATTTGATGAGAATGAATCTTTGAAATCACCTGCATTATGTTCGTTAGAAAACATTGGCAATTTTTGTGACTTTTCAAGCTGCTCTTACCAAGAAGTTTTATCTGATGAGATGGATGGAAGCCTGTCCCCTTCTCCCGAGATGTACAGCAGTTTGAAGGTTGAGAAAAATGATGAAATTGGTCCAGCAGATCCAGATGTTGAGACCAATCAATTGCAAGGGGAAGATGCATCAGCAGTTATAACAGCTCAAGCTAGATGCACGGAAACCCTTCCAATTCTAAAGCGATCTCGCAAGCCCACACAAAGGTATATTGATGAATTAGCAGATCCCGTATTGAGATTTTCTAAAAGAAAACACGAGGTTTCTTCTTCCACCAGTAAGGGGAAGTGTCTGGGAGTCCAGGATAATAAGAAATGTCATACAGGATCTAAAGTAATGAAATTTCCTGTTGAGGAAACTTCTGTGATAGCTATTCAAGTACCCTTTGGTTCGATAGTGCAAAAAGAATGTCCAAAGATCCCTGAATGTGACATG GTGCATGGTTCAGATTGTGGAAATTCAATGACCAAGTCAAAAGCGTTCCATGTTACTCCCCAGAATAAAAAGAAGCTTGACGAAGTTATCGCAACCATTCATTTAAAGAAAAGGAACGATTCAGTCATGGTAACAAGTCAGAAGAAAAGGAACGGTTTTTTCAAAGAAAGTCCTCCGAAAAAAAGGGTTGGCTGTGTCACATCACGAAGTCAAAAGAGGGACGAGTCTTTTATAGCTGTGCATCGAAAGAAGAAGGATGACTGTTTCACTTCAGAGATCCAGGAAGAGGTTAGTGGTAGGAGGAAGCATCACAGATTGTGGACTATCTCAGAGGTTAGAAAATTAATTGACGGTGTCTCTCAATTTGGAGTTGGCAGCTGGAGTCATATAAAAAAGCTTTTCTTTTCCACATCTGCCCATCGAACCTCTGTAGATCTCAAG GATAAATGGCGAAATCTTTTGAAAGCAAGTGGGATACATGAAGAAAGCAAGCAGCAG GGAGAGAAGAAACGTAACATGGCCTGGCGCCCTTTGCCAAAACCAATCCTGCACCGAGTTTGCGAGCTGGCCACGATGTATCCTTATCCAAAAGGTCAAAAATCCAAGATTTTACAAGTTCACAGTGATTCTCCGGATAAAAGTACAGATATAACGTTGAGTAACTACAGAAGAATCCTGCGAAGTATTGATG GAGTTCAGGGTTTTTCAACGTTTTGGACTGAATCTTGA
- the LOC140962777 gene encoding uncharacterized protein isoform X1 has product MENGPLMLGLEDGTIDVERMLVEPRDGYISMDGVDCFGEKILKNDMGMEDFSCSFGEANSSLAQEEKNVPRVEVLDGISSEDQVRYFQLKNEFSSMGEEYLLGVDFVESITNLDYGSSECLLTSVSDCPILASSADTDTPWKSDQFRIMEGHECQSDQLNICSSQLSDIPSRLKLETFDENESLKSPALCSLENIGNFCDFSSCSYQEVLSDEMDGSLSPSPEMYSSLKVEKNDEIGPADPDVETNQLQGEDASAVITAQARCTETLPILKRSRKPTQRYIDELADPVLRFSKRKHEVSSSTSKGKCLGVQDNKKCHTGSKVMKFPVEETSVIAIQVPFGSIVQKECPKIPECDMVHGSDCGNSMTKSKAFHVTPQNKKKLDEVIATIHLKKRNDSVMVTSQKKRNGFFKESPPKKRVGCVTSRSQKRDESFIAVHRKKKDDCFTSEIQEEVSGRRKHHRLWTISEVRKLIDGVSQFGVGSWSHIKKLFFSTSAHRTSVDLKDKWRNLLKASGIHEESKQQGEKKRNMAWRPLPKPILHRVCELATMYPYPKGQKSKILQVHSDSPDKSTDITLSNYRRILRSIDGVQGFSTFWTES; this is encoded by the exons ATGGAGAATGGACCTCTTATGCTTGGATTGGAAGATGGGACAATTGATGTCGAGCGTATGCTTGTAGAACCCCGGGATGGATATATATCAATGGATGGGGTCGATTGTTTTGGCGAAAAGATCCTGAAGAATGACATGGGCATGGAAGATTTTTCCTGCAGTTTCG GTGAGGCGAATTCTAGCCTTGCGCAGGAAGAGAAAAACGTTCCCAGGGTTGAA GTTCTTGATGGAATTTCTAGTGAAGATCAAGTGCGATATTTTCAATTGAAAAATGAGTTCAGTAGCATGGGAGAAGAGTATCTCCTAG GTGTTGACTTTGTCGAGAGTATTACGAATTTGGATTATGGTTCGAGTGAATGCTTGCTTACTTCAGTTTCAGACTGTCCAATTTTGGCTTCTAGTGCTGATACTGATACTCCCTGGAAATCAGATCAATTTAGAATTATGGAAGGACATGAATGTCAGAGTGACCAACTTAATATATGTAGCTCTCAATTAAGTGACATTCCCAGTCGCCTCAAGCTCGAGACATTTGATGAGAATGAATCTTTGAAATCACCTGCATTATGTTCGTTAGAAAACATTGGCAATTTTTGTGACTTTTCAAGCTGCTCTTACCAAGAAGTTTTATCTGATGAGATGGATGGAAGCCTGTCCCCTTCTCCCGAGATGTACAGCAGTTTGAAGGTTGAGAAAAATGATGAAATTGGTCCAGCAGATCCAGATGTTGAGACCAATCAATTGCAAGGGGAAGATGCATCAGCAGTTATAACAGCTCAAGCTAGATGCACGGAAACCCTTCCAATTCTAAAGCGATCTCGCAAGCCCACACAAAGGTATATTGATGAATTAGCAGATCCCGTATTGAGATTTTCTAAAAGAAAACACGAGGTTTCTTCTTCCACCAGTAAGGGGAAGTGTCTGGGAGTCCAGGATAATAAGAAATGTCATACAGGATCTAAAGTAATGAAATTTCCTGTTGAGGAAACTTCTGTGATAGCTATTCAAGTACCCTTTGGTTCGATAGTGCAAAAAGAATGTCCAAAGATCCCTGAATGTGACATG GTGCATGGTTCAGATTGTGGAAATTCAATGACCAAGTCAAAAGCGTTCCATGTTACTCCCCAGAATAAAAAGAAGCTTGACGAAGTTATCGCAACCATTCATTTAAAGAAAAGGAACGATTCAGTCATGGTAACAAGTCAGAAGAAAAGGAACGGTTTTTTCAAAGAAAGTCCTCCGAAAAAAAGGGTTGGCTGTGTCACATCACGAAGTCAAAAGAGGGACGAGTCTTTTATAGCTGTGCATCGAAAGAAGAAGGATGACTGTTTCACTTCAGAGATCCAGGAAGAGGTTAGTGGTAGGAGGAAGCATCACAGATTGTGGACTATCTCAGAGGTTAGAAAATTAATTGACGGTGTCTCTCAATTTGGAGTTGGCAGCTGGAGTCATATAAAAAAGCTTTTCTTTTCCACATCTGCCCATCGAACCTCTGTAGATCTCAAG GATAAATGGCGAAATCTTTTGAAAGCAAGTGGGATACATGAAGAAAGCAAGCAGCAG GGAGAGAAGAAACGTAACATGGCCTGGCGCCCTTTGCCAAAACCAATCCTGCACCGAGTTTGCGAGCTGGCCACGATGTATCCTTATCCAAAAGGTCAAAAATCCAAGATTTTACAAGTTCACAGTGATTCTCCGGATAAAAGTACAGATATAACGTTGAGTAACTACAGAAGAATCCTGCGAAGTATTGATG GAGTTCAGGGTTTTTCAACGTTTTGGACTGAATCTTGA